A genomic stretch from Juglans microcarpa x Juglans regia isolate MS1-56 chromosome 3S, Jm3101_v1.0, whole genome shotgun sequence includes:
- the LOC121258030 gene encoding tricalbin-3-like isoform X1, translating to MLSQSPSASLDRSQLQQQLLCPCSRLWRFNPITIPFSKRKRRNLSGKWSVFSCSIPLEAPNRGLNVELAHAARRSAKIFVLNPFSHELYDEELPRESPIQLMSNFTEFQNDLILDKLRTQMEVIRPIPSPPVSRNIVGLFVVFFFVGVAFDKLWTSRNRNQADGAKSRRGGAGSGGWPQVPKSFSLLLEKDLQRKESVEWVNMVLGKLWKVYRVGIENWIIGLLQPVIDDLKKPDYVDRVEIRQFSLGDEPLSVRNVERRTSRLVDDLQYQIGLRYAGDACMLLMLSLKFGIIRFTVPVSVQDFDIDGELWVRLRLIPTEPWVRAVSWAFVSLPRIKFELSAFRLFNLMAIPVLSMFLTKLLTKDLPRLFVRPKKIDLDFQKGRSIGPATNDYKSGKMQEGNNDFIGELSVTLVDARNLSYAFYGKTDPYVILSLGDQTIRSKKNSQTTVIGPPGEPIWNQDFHMLVVNPRKQKLYIQVKDSLGFAELTIGEGEVNLGSLHDTVPTDRIVVLRGGWGLFRKGPSGEILLRLTYKAYVEDEDDNRNEADSAYVSISDDELFDSDLSNHTDKKGQSGTDKESFMDVLATLIMSEEFQGIVASETGNAKVLDDLSAIGSMVPRSCGLNAESIPFNSTGVSKGSRGSALFWLAVITCVSVLLAIKTGGPGFFNP from the exons ATGCTTTCACAATCCCCTTCCGCGAGCTTGGATCGCTCGCAGCTACAGCAGCAGCTTCTTTGCCCCTGTAGTAGACTATGGCGATTTAATCCCATCACCATTCCTTTCTCCAAACGAAAGAGAAGAAATCTCTCTGGAAAATGGAGCGTTTTCTCTTGTTCCATTCCCTTGGAGGCTCCCAACCGTGGTCTTAACGTGGAATTAGCCCATGCCGCGAGACGGAGCGCCAAGATCTTCGTACTGAATCCGTTTTCACATGAATTGTACGACGAAGAATTGCCCAGAGAATCGCCAATTCAATTGATGTCCAATTTTACCGAATTCCAGAACGACCTAATCTTAGATAAACTTAGAACCCAAATGGAAGTCATACGTCCGATCCCCTCGCCCCCTGTTAGTCGAAATATAGTCGGACTATTCGttgtctttttctttgttgGTGTTGCTTTCGATAAGCTCTGGACTTCGAGGAATAGAAACCAAGCGGATGGTGCGAAGAGTAGGCGTGGTGGGGCCGGCTCCGGAGGCTGGCCACAAGTGCCGAAGAGCTTTTCCTTGCTTTTGGAGAAGGATTTACAGAGGAAAGAGTCGGTAGAGTGGGTGAACATGGTTTTGGGGAAGTTATGGAAGGTTTATAGAGTTGGTATCGAGAATTGGATCATTGGGTTGCTTCAGCCAGTTATTGATGACTTGAAGAAGCCTGATTATGTTGACAGGGTTGAGATTAGGCAGTTCTCGTTGGGAGATGAACCGTTGTCGGTGAGGAACGTTGAGCGCCGGACTTCGCGTCTCGTTGATGATTTGCA GTACCAAATAGGCCTTCGATATGCTGGCGATGCCTGTATGCTGTTAATGCTCTCACTAAAATTTGGTATTATCCGCTTTACCGTGCCAGTTAGTGTTCAAGATTTTGACATTGATGGGGAACTGTGGGTAAGACTACGATTGATACCAACAGAGCCTTGGGTGAGAGCTGTTTCATGGGCTTTTGTTTCACTCCCAAGGATCAAATTTGAATTGTCTGCATTCCGCTTATTCAATTTGATGG CTATTCCTGTTCTCTCAAT GTTTTTGACTAAACTTCTCACCAAGGATTTGCCTCGACTATTTGTACGTCCAAAGAAGATTGATTTAGATTTCCAAAAAGGAAGATCAATTGGTCCTGCTACCAATGACTATAAATCTGGGAAAATGCAAGAAGGAAACAATGATTTTATTGGAGAACTATCAGTGACTCTTGTAGATGCTCGGAATCTGTCGTATGCTTTTTATG GCAAAACAGATCCATATGTTATTTTAAGCCTGGGAGATCAAACCATCCGCAGTAAAAAGAATAGTCAAACCACAGTCATTGGTCCCCCCGGTGAACCAATATGGAATCAG GATTTTCATATGCTCGTTGTGAACCctagaaaacaaaaactgtaCATCCAAGTAAAGGATTCTCTAGGATTTGCAGAGTTGACCATTGGAGAGGGGGAG GTCAATCTGGGTTCTCTTCATGACACTGTGCCGACAGACAGGATTGTTGTCTTGCGAGGAGGTTGGGGACTATTTAGAAAGGGGCCCTCTGGAGAGATACTACTTCGACTAACATATAAAGCTTATGTAGAGGATGAAGATGATAACAGAAATGAGGCAGATTCTGCTTATGTGAGCATTTCGGATGATGAGTTGTTTGATTCTGATCTGTCAAATCATACTGACAAGAAGGGTCAAAGTGGAACGGATAAAGAATCATTTATGGATGTTCTAGCCACATTGATTATGAGTGAAGAATTTCAAGGGATAGTGGCATCTGAAACTGGAAATGCCAAAGTTTTAGATGATCTCTCAGCTATAGGGTCGATGGTACCTAGATCATGTGGTCTTAATGCTGAATCCATCCCCTTTAATTCCACTGGTGTGTCCAAAGGTTCTAGAG GATCAGCATTGTTTTGGCTTGCGGTGATTACATGTGTATCAGTGTTGCTTGCTATCAAGACTGGTGGCCCAGGTTTCTTCAATCCTTGA
- the LOC121258030 gene encoding tricalbin-3-like isoform X3 produces MLSQSPSASLDRSQLQQQLLCPCSRLWRFNPITIPFSKRKRRNLSGKWSVFSCSIPLEAPNRGLNVELAHAARRSAKIFVLNPFSHELYDEELPRESPIQLMSNFTEFQNDLILDKLRTQMEVIRPIPSPPVSRNIVGLFVVFFFVGVAFDKLWTSRNRNQADGAKSRRGGAGSGGWPQVPKSFSLLLEKDLQRKESVEWVNMVLGKLWKVYRVGIENWIIGLLQPVIDDLKKPDYVDRVEIRQFSLGDEPLSVRNVERRTSRLVDDLQYQIGLRYAGDACMLLMLSLKFGIIRFTVPVSVQDFDIDGELWVRLRLIPTEPWVRAVSWAFVSLPRIKFELSAFRLFNLMAIPVLSMFLTKLLTKDLPRLFVRPKKIDLDFQKGRSIGPATNDYKSGKMQEGNNDFIGELSVTLVDARNLSYAFYGKTDPYVILSLGDQTIRSKKNSQTTVIGPPGEPIWNQDFHMLVVNPRKQKLYIQVKDSLGFAELTIGEGEVNLGSLHDTVPTDRIVVLRGGWGLFRKGPSGEILLRLTYKAYVEDEDDNRNEADSAYVSISDDELFDSDLSNHTDKKGQSGTDKESFMDVLATLIMSEEFQGIVASETGNAKVLDDLSAIGSMVPRSCGLNAESIPFNSTGSALFWLAVITCVSVLLAIKTGGPGFFNP; encoded by the exons ATGCTTTCACAATCCCCTTCCGCGAGCTTGGATCGCTCGCAGCTACAGCAGCAGCTTCTTTGCCCCTGTAGTAGACTATGGCGATTTAATCCCATCACCATTCCTTTCTCCAAACGAAAGAGAAGAAATCTCTCTGGAAAATGGAGCGTTTTCTCTTGTTCCATTCCCTTGGAGGCTCCCAACCGTGGTCTTAACGTGGAATTAGCCCATGCCGCGAGACGGAGCGCCAAGATCTTCGTACTGAATCCGTTTTCACATGAATTGTACGACGAAGAATTGCCCAGAGAATCGCCAATTCAATTGATGTCCAATTTTACCGAATTCCAGAACGACCTAATCTTAGATAAACTTAGAACCCAAATGGAAGTCATACGTCCGATCCCCTCGCCCCCTGTTAGTCGAAATATAGTCGGACTATTCGttgtctttttctttgttgGTGTTGCTTTCGATAAGCTCTGGACTTCGAGGAATAGAAACCAAGCGGATGGTGCGAAGAGTAGGCGTGGTGGGGCCGGCTCCGGAGGCTGGCCACAAGTGCCGAAGAGCTTTTCCTTGCTTTTGGAGAAGGATTTACAGAGGAAAGAGTCGGTAGAGTGGGTGAACATGGTTTTGGGGAAGTTATGGAAGGTTTATAGAGTTGGTATCGAGAATTGGATCATTGGGTTGCTTCAGCCAGTTATTGATGACTTGAAGAAGCCTGATTATGTTGACAGGGTTGAGATTAGGCAGTTCTCGTTGGGAGATGAACCGTTGTCGGTGAGGAACGTTGAGCGCCGGACTTCGCGTCTCGTTGATGATTTGCA GTACCAAATAGGCCTTCGATATGCTGGCGATGCCTGTATGCTGTTAATGCTCTCACTAAAATTTGGTATTATCCGCTTTACCGTGCCAGTTAGTGTTCAAGATTTTGACATTGATGGGGAACTGTGGGTAAGACTACGATTGATACCAACAGAGCCTTGGGTGAGAGCTGTTTCATGGGCTTTTGTTTCACTCCCAAGGATCAAATTTGAATTGTCTGCATTCCGCTTATTCAATTTGATGG CTATTCCTGTTCTCTCAAT GTTTTTGACTAAACTTCTCACCAAGGATTTGCCTCGACTATTTGTACGTCCAAAGAAGATTGATTTAGATTTCCAAAAAGGAAGATCAATTGGTCCTGCTACCAATGACTATAAATCTGGGAAAATGCAAGAAGGAAACAATGATTTTATTGGAGAACTATCAGTGACTCTTGTAGATGCTCGGAATCTGTCGTATGCTTTTTATG GCAAAACAGATCCATATGTTATTTTAAGCCTGGGAGATCAAACCATCCGCAGTAAAAAGAATAGTCAAACCACAGTCATTGGTCCCCCCGGTGAACCAATATGGAATCAG GATTTTCATATGCTCGTTGTGAACCctagaaaacaaaaactgtaCATCCAAGTAAAGGATTCTCTAGGATTTGCAGAGTTGACCATTGGAGAGGGGGAG GTCAATCTGGGTTCTCTTCATGACACTGTGCCGACAGACAGGATTGTTGTCTTGCGAGGAGGTTGGGGACTATTTAGAAAGGGGCCCTCTGGAGAGATACTACTTCGACTAACATATAAAGCTTATGTAGAGGATGAAGATGATAACAGAAATGAGGCAGATTCTGCTTATGTGAGCATTTCGGATGATGAGTTGTTTGATTCTGATCTGTCAAATCATACTGACAAGAAGGGTCAAAGTGGAACGGATAAAGAATCATTTATGGATGTTCTAGCCACATTGATTATGAGTGAAGAATTTCAAGGGATAGTGGCATCTGAAACTGGAAATGCCAAAGTTTTAGATGATCTCTCAGCTATAGGGTCGATGGTACCTAGATCATGTGGTCTTAATGCTGAATCCATCCCCTTTAATTCCACTG GATCAGCATTGTTTTGGCTTGCGGTGATTACATGTGTATCAGTGTTGCTTGCTATCAAGACTGGTGGCCCAGGTTTCTTCAATCCTTGA
- the LOC121258030 gene encoding tricalbin-3-like isoform X2: MLSQSPSASLDRSQLQQQLLCPCSRLWRFNPITIPFSKRKRRNLSGKWSVFSCSIPLEAPNRGLNVELAHAARRSAKIFVLNPFSHELYDEELPRESPIQLMSNFTEFQNDLILDKLRTQMEVIRPIPSPPVSRNIVGLFVVFFFVGVAFDKLWTSRNRNQADGAKSRRGGAGSGGWPQVPKSFSLLLEKDLQRKESVEWVNMVLGKLWKVYRVGIENWIIGLLQPVIDDLKKPDYVDRVEIRQFSLGDEPLSVRNVERRTSRLVDDLQYQIGLRYAGDACMLLMLSLKFGIIRFTVPVSVQDFDIDGELWVRLRLIPTEPWVRAVSWAFVSLPRIKFELSAFRLFNLMAIPVLSMFLTKLLTKDLPRLFVRPKKIDLDFQKGRSIGPATNDYKSGKMQEGNNDFIGELSVTLVDARNLSYAFYGKTDPYVILSLGDQTIRSKKNSQTTVIGPPGEPIWNQDFHMLVVNPRKQKLYIQVKDSLGFAELTIGEGEVNLGSLHDTVPTDRIVVLRGGWGLFRKGPSGEILLRLTYKAYVEDEDDNRNEADSAYVSISDDELFDSDLSNHTDKKGQSGTDKESFMDVLATLIMSEEFQGIVASETGNAKVLDDLSAIGSMVPRSCGLNAESIPFNSTGVSKGSALFWLAVITCVSVLLAIKTGGPGFFNP; this comes from the exons ATGCTTTCACAATCCCCTTCCGCGAGCTTGGATCGCTCGCAGCTACAGCAGCAGCTTCTTTGCCCCTGTAGTAGACTATGGCGATTTAATCCCATCACCATTCCTTTCTCCAAACGAAAGAGAAGAAATCTCTCTGGAAAATGGAGCGTTTTCTCTTGTTCCATTCCCTTGGAGGCTCCCAACCGTGGTCTTAACGTGGAATTAGCCCATGCCGCGAGACGGAGCGCCAAGATCTTCGTACTGAATCCGTTTTCACATGAATTGTACGACGAAGAATTGCCCAGAGAATCGCCAATTCAATTGATGTCCAATTTTACCGAATTCCAGAACGACCTAATCTTAGATAAACTTAGAACCCAAATGGAAGTCATACGTCCGATCCCCTCGCCCCCTGTTAGTCGAAATATAGTCGGACTATTCGttgtctttttctttgttgGTGTTGCTTTCGATAAGCTCTGGACTTCGAGGAATAGAAACCAAGCGGATGGTGCGAAGAGTAGGCGTGGTGGGGCCGGCTCCGGAGGCTGGCCACAAGTGCCGAAGAGCTTTTCCTTGCTTTTGGAGAAGGATTTACAGAGGAAAGAGTCGGTAGAGTGGGTGAACATGGTTTTGGGGAAGTTATGGAAGGTTTATAGAGTTGGTATCGAGAATTGGATCATTGGGTTGCTTCAGCCAGTTATTGATGACTTGAAGAAGCCTGATTATGTTGACAGGGTTGAGATTAGGCAGTTCTCGTTGGGAGATGAACCGTTGTCGGTGAGGAACGTTGAGCGCCGGACTTCGCGTCTCGTTGATGATTTGCA GTACCAAATAGGCCTTCGATATGCTGGCGATGCCTGTATGCTGTTAATGCTCTCACTAAAATTTGGTATTATCCGCTTTACCGTGCCAGTTAGTGTTCAAGATTTTGACATTGATGGGGAACTGTGGGTAAGACTACGATTGATACCAACAGAGCCTTGGGTGAGAGCTGTTTCATGGGCTTTTGTTTCACTCCCAAGGATCAAATTTGAATTGTCTGCATTCCGCTTATTCAATTTGATGG CTATTCCTGTTCTCTCAAT GTTTTTGACTAAACTTCTCACCAAGGATTTGCCTCGACTATTTGTACGTCCAAAGAAGATTGATTTAGATTTCCAAAAAGGAAGATCAATTGGTCCTGCTACCAATGACTATAAATCTGGGAAAATGCAAGAAGGAAACAATGATTTTATTGGAGAACTATCAGTGACTCTTGTAGATGCTCGGAATCTGTCGTATGCTTTTTATG GCAAAACAGATCCATATGTTATTTTAAGCCTGGGAGATCAAACCATCCGCAGTAAAAAGAATAGTCAAACCACAGTCATTGGTCCCCCCGGTGAACCAATATGGAATCAG GATTTTCATATGCTCGTTGTGAACCctagaaaacaaaaactgtaCATCCAAGTAAAGGATTCTCTAGGATTTGCAGAGTTGACCATTGGAGAGGGGGAG GTCAATCTGGGTTCTCTTCATGACACTGTGCCGACAGACAGGATTGTTGTCTTGCGAGGAGGTTGGGGACTATTTAGAAAGGGGCCCTCTGGAGAGATACTACTTCGACTAACATATAAAGCTTATGTAGAGGATGAAGATGATAACAGAAATGAGGCAGATTCTGCTTATGTGAGCATTTCGGATGATGAGTTGTTTGATTCTGATCTGTCAAATCATACTGACAAGAAGGGTCAAAGTGGAACGGATAAAGAATCATTTATGGATGTTCTAGCCACATTGATTATGAGTGAAGAATTTCAAGGGATAGTGGCATCTGAAACTGGAAATGCCAAAGTTTTAGATGATCTCTCAGCTATAGGGTCGATGGTACCTAGATCATGTGGTCTTAATGCTGAATCCATCCCCTTTAATTCCACTGGTGTGTCCAAAG GATCAGCATTGTTTTGGCTTGCGGTGATTACATGTGTATCAGTGTTGCTTGCTATCAAGACTGGTGGCCCAGGTTTCTTCAATCCTTGA
- the LOC121258684 gene encoding uncharacterized protein LOC121258684, which produces MIWQFSNNGQYIVKSGYHYQRSLESGMEGEASRRHSDKDVWKRLWKMKVALALKFFVWRACSEALPTCASLKMRKVMEDPLCPICRIEPETSGHALWGCSAARDVWSQGCIKVQNMSYQNDLFFNVWMSLVQQLDQNELEEVAVTLKGIWTRRNEFLHGKGFRHPTNISQTARNKVFSFHEANQSHQPNLMQRTQKEL; this is translated from the coding sequence ATGATATGGCAGTTCTCCAACAATGGCCAGTATATAGTTAAAAGCGGTTACCACTACCAGAGAAGTTTGGAGTCAGGAATGGAGGGGGAAGCATCGAGAAGACATAGTGACAAAGATGTGTGGAAGAGGTTATGGAAGATGAAGGTTGCTCTTGCTTTAAAATTCTTTGTTTGGAGAGCTTGCAGTGAAGCACTCCCCACTTGTGCCAGCCTGAAAATGAGGAAAGTTATGGAAGATCCCCTCTGTCCAATTTGTAGAATAGAACCTGAAACATCAGGCCATGCTCTATGGGGATGTTCAGCTGCAAGGGATGTGTGGAGTCAAGGGTGCATCAAGGTTCAAAATATGTCATACCAAAATGACTTGTTCTTCAATGTATGGATGTCTCTAGTGCAGCAACTGGACCAAAATGAATTGGAGGAGGTGGCTGTAACATTGAAGGGGATATGGACCAGAAGGAATGAGTTTTTGCATGGTAAAGGGTTCAGGCATCCTACCAACATATCCCAAACAGCAAGAAATAAGGTGTTTTCCTTCCATGAGGCTAACCAGTCCCACCAACCTAATCTAATGCAGAGAACTCAGAAAGAACTCTAA